The Flavobacterium jumunjinense genome includes a region encoding these proteins:
- a CDS encoding glyoxalase, producing the protein MKTKEELILEARGGSLGVITQNSSTEEVFQNKTLRPILKLQNDLIIEVFRNYAIKQKNVLFSLSPEKKINYVENAIQRDIKFRNLLKGIVIGMFTISEYKEYIQNSSNLNKRIMGLLIERIKSQIQIFEQ; encoded by the coding sequence ATGAAAACAAAAGAAGAATTGATATTAGAAGCAAGAGGTGGATCGTTAGGCGTTATTACCCAAAATTCAAGTACTGAAGAAGTTTTCCAAAATAAAACATTACGCCCAATTCTTAAACTTCAAAATGATTTGATTATTGAAGTATTTAGAAACTATGCCATAAAACAAAAGAATGTTTTATTTAGTCTTTCTCCTGAGAAAAAAATAAATTATGTTGAAAATGCGATTCAACGTGATATTAAATTTAGAAATTTACTGAAAGGAATCGTTATTGGAATGTTTACTATTTCTGAATATAAAGAATACATTCAGAATTCATCAAACTTGAATAAACGAATAATGGGCTTATTGATTGAGCGAATTAAAAGTCAGATTCAAATATTTGAACAATAA
- a CDS encoding acyl-CoA thioesterase: protein MNFNTRKWVKPEDLNPNDSLFGGKLLAWIDEEAALYTIIQLENPRVVTKHMTEINFMSSAKQGDIIELGIEVVKFGKTSLVLKCEARNKMTREIILTVDSITMVNLDENGKPKLHGKTKIEYVKDRFNDK from the coding sequence ATGAATTTTAATACTAGAAAATGGGTAAAACCTGAAGATTTGAATCCAAATGACTCGTTATTTGGAGGGAAACTATTAGCTTGGATAGATGAAGAAGCTGCATTATATACAATAATTCAACTTGAAAACCCTAGAGTGGTTACAAAGCACATGACTGAGATTAACTTTATGAGTTCTGCGAAACAAGGAGACATCATAGAGCTTGGAATTGAAGTTGTTAAATTTGGTAAAACTTCTTTAGTTTTAAAATGTGAAGCAAGAAATAAAATGACAAGAGAAATAATACTTACTGTAGATTCTATTACAATGGTTAATTTAGATGAAAATGGAAAACCAAAACTTCATGGAAAAACAAAAATTGAATATGTAAAAGATCGTTTCAATGATAAATAA